One stretch of Pseudoramibacter sp. DNA includes these proteins:
- a CDS encoding EamA family transporter, giving the protein MFNYIWPIGLVVLCNVFYQICTKSVPKGMHPLASLTITYAVGAVSAFVLYHVMDRGGSILAEYSKVNWAPFVLGLSIVGLEFGYISAYKAGWPVSTASIVQAAALAVILIFVGRLLFKEAITWNKIAGILVCLAGLGLISMK; this is encoded by the coding sequence ATGTTCAATTACATCTGGCCCATTGGCCTCGTTGTGCTGTGCAACGTGTTTTATCAGATCTGTACGAAATCGGTCCCGAAGGGGATGCACCCTTTGGCGTCGCTGACGATCACCTACGCCGTCGGCGCCGTGTCGGCCTTTGTGCTGTACCATGTGATGGACCGCGGCGGGAGCATCCTCGCGGAATATTCAAAGGTCAACTGGGCACCCTTTGTACTGGGGCTTTCAATTGTCGGCCTGGAATTCGGCTACATCAGCGCTTACAAGGCCGGCTGGCCCGTGAGCACCGCCTCGATCGTGCAGGCCGCCGCTTTGGCCGTGATCCTGATCTTCGTCGGCCGCCTGCTCTTTAAAGAAGCGATCACCTGGAACAAAATCGCGGGCATTCTCGTCTGCCTCGCCGGGCTCGGGCTCATCAGCATGAAATAA
- a CDS encoding TMEM175 family protein, which produces METNRLEAFSDGVMAIILTITVLAFKTPAGAGWRDAARLVPQVLSYFLSFLFVAIYWVNHHIALKDVARVNVKVLWCNNALLFFTSFVPFLTGWVGEHLGAPVPLFWYFFDMFLTGVAFHLMMYFIAKEAGTKFCLDLRSVCTLAGYLAAAGLGFVHPAAAYIVGTAVNLWWLHSKRTDRILDDHCDRK; this is translated from the coding sequence ATGGAAACCAACCGACTCGAAGCGTTCTCGGACGGGGTGATGGCGATCATCCTCACGATTACGGTATTGGCGTTCAAGACGCCGGCAGGGGCGGGCTGGCGGGACGCCGCCCGCCTCGTGCCCCAGGTGCTCAGTTATTTCCTGAGTTTTCTTTTCGTCGCGATTTACTGGGTAAATCACCACATCGCCCTCAAAGACGTGGCGCGGGTGAACGTCAAGGTGTTGTGGTGCAACAATGCGCTGCTTTTTTTCACGTCTTTCGTGCCGTTTCTGACGGGCTGGGTCGGGGAACACCTCGGCGCGCCGGTGCCGCTGTTTTGGTATTTCTTCGACATGTTTCTCACCGGCGTCGCCTTCCATCTGATGATGTATTTCATCGCGAAGGAAGCCGGCACGAAATTCTGTCTGGATCTCCGGAGCGTGTGCACCCTCGCCGGCTACCTCGCCGCCGCAGGGCTGGGCTTCGTCCATCCCGCTGCGGCCTACATCGTCGGCACCGCCGTCAACCTGTGGTGGCTGCACTCCAAACGCACCGACCGGATTCTCGACGACCACTGTGACCGGAAATAA
- the cas3 gene encoding CRISPR-associated helicase Cas3', which produces MAEISEKAGALWAKKNDCSGTFSWLPLMVHLQDTMQVAGFLWNHWMSQGQRDGIISQIKNGNEELAENLVQFLGGIHDIGKATPVFQAQKGFSSSKDLDQELLEKLERAGFRGIAAFDPKNKRYSHHALAGAWILRKFGVREDVASIVDAHHGKPVDDEEAYSRQAAYISNYYQTEDLESDAHKRWEDVQRSIFTWALKQSGLDRIENIPEISEPAQVLLSGLVIMADWIASNEAYFPLLPIAQAHVANSSERYRTGIQKWFCSRPLEVTEPDDAEALYQARFGFRPRDFQKKIFETVQGLSKPGIMIIEAPTGCGKTEAALAAAEQTAAKTGRSGLFFGLPTQATSNGMFSRVCDWLKNVSDAYGLPLPIRLQHGKAALNPLMNQLASTHIDEDSGSDGAVIVNQWFFGRKKAILDDDVVGTVDQFLLASLKQKHLALRHLGLDKKVVVIDEVHAYDAYMQQYLDQSLKWMGAYGVPVILLSATLPAEKRQDFIVAYLRGTGIKKREIEWGDVDFKTRHYPLMTYTEGARVFQETGFSMQQNKTVQIKKLKEDDLYDKIAELIQDGGVLGIVVNTVRRAQKIAQRCSEGFGEDTVLLLHSNFIATDRITKEDELLHLIGKDGRRPKRLIVVGTQVIEQSLDIDFDVLITDLCPMDLMIQRIGRLQRHDIARPQNHQSSVVYVMGAEEPLVFEKGSTYVYEKYLLARTQAFLPSAIHIPEDVSHLVQKTYDFKHAEPEYYGDQLAEYLKYKKAFEVHRANKQEKAKTFQIDKPSMRINPKRYNLTGWLTTPDESDSEEKACAQVRDTNETIEVIAVQKREGGYGIFTPKTPSDRDISDQISDPETAKKLAAQTLRLPPSVIRGNPIDKVIEGLENYNRRNLKNWQNQPWLKGTLGVIFDENGIFRMADLNIDLQYDNQYGLRTIEEEVK; this is translated from the coding sequence ATGGCAGAAATTTCTGAAAAGGCAGGGGCGCTCTGGGCCAAAAAGAATGATTGCAGCGGCACATTCAGCTGGCTGCCGCTGATGGTGCATCTTCAGGATACCATGCAGGTGGCGGGATTTTTGTGGAATCACTGGATGAGTCAGGGACAAAGAGACGGCATTATTTCACAAATCAAAAACGGCAATGAAGAGCTGGCCGAAAACCTGGTGCAGTTTCTGGGCGGGATTCACGATATCGGAAAAGCCACGCCGGTTTTTCAAGCCCAGAAGGGATTTTCTTCGTCAAAGGATCTGGACCAGGAACTGCTGGAGAAATTGGAGCGGGCAGGATTTCGCGGCATTGCGGCATTTGATCCGAAGAATAAGCGCTATTCTCATCATGCCCTGGCCGGGGCCTGGATTTTGAGAAAGTTTGGCGTTCGGGAAGACGTCGCGTCGATCGTCGATGCCCATCACGGGAAACCGGTAGATGATGAGGAGGCTTACAGCAGGCAGGCGGCTTATATCTCCAATTATTATCAGACGGAAGACCTGGAATCTGATGCGCACAAGCGCTGGGAGGACGTGCAGCGCAGCATTTTCACATGGGCCTTGAAACAGAGCGGGCTGGACCGGATAGAAAATATCCCTGAAATTTCCGAACCGGCGCAGGTGCTGCTTTCGGGCCTCGTGATCATGGCCGACTGGATCGCCAGCAACGAAGCCTATTTTCCGCTGCTGCCGATCGCTCAGGCACACGTGGCCAATTCTTCGGAACGGTACAGAACCGGCATTCAAAAATGGTTCTGCAGTCGTCCCCTTGAAGTCACAGAACCCGACGATGCAGAGGCCTTATACCAGGCAAGGTTTGGGTTCCGTCCCCGCGATTTTCAAAAGAAGATCTTCGAGACGGTTCAGGGTCTTTCAAAGCCGGGAATTATGATCATTGAAGCGCCGACCGGGTGCGGCAAGACGGAGGCGGCCTTGGCGGCGGCGGAGCAGACGGCGGCCAAGACGGGCAGGAGCGGTTTGTTTTTCGGCCTTCCGACCCAGGCGACCTCCAACGGGATGTTTTCGAGAGTCTGCGATTGGCTGAAAAATGTTTCAGATGCCTACGGCCTTCCACTGCCCATTCGGCTGCAGCATGGCAAGGCGGCGCTGAATCCGCTGATGAATCAGCTAGCCAGTACTCACATCGACGAGGATAGCGGCAGTGACGGGGCTGTGATCGTCAATCAATGGTTTTTCGGCAGAAAGAAGGCCATCCTGGATGACGATGTGGTCGGCACCGTCGATCAGTTTTTGCTGGCGTCCCTGAAGCAGAAGCACCTCGCCCTGCGTCATCTGGGACTTGACAAGAAAGTGGTCGTGATCGACGAGGTGCACGCCTATGACGCGTACATGCAGCAGTATTTGGATCAGTCCCTGAAATGGATGGGCGCTTATGGCGTGCCGGTGATTCTGCTTTCGGCGACCCTTCCCGCAGAAAAGCGGCAGGACTTTATTGTCGCTTATCTGCGCGGGACAGGCATAAAGAAGCGGGAGATTGAGTGGGGTGATGTGGATTTTAAGACCAGGCATTATCCTTTAATGACGTATACAGAGGGGGCCCGCGTCTTTCAGGAGACCGGCTTTTCCATGCAGCAAAACAAGACCGTGCAGATTAAAAAGCTTAAAGAAGACGATTTGTACGACAAAATTGCCGAGCTGATTCAAGACGGCGGTGTCCTGGGCATTGTGGTTAATACGGTCAGGCGGGCGCAGAAAATCGCACAGCGCTGTTCGGAAGGATTCGGCGAAGATACTGTGCTTCTGCTGCATTCGAATTTCATCGCGACGGACCGGATAACGAAAGAGGATGAGCTTCTGCATCTGATCGGGAAAGATGGCAGGCGGCCAAAGCGCCTAATTGTCGTCGGCACGCAGGTGATCGAGCAGTCGCTGGATATTGATTTCGACGTGCTGATCACGGATCTCTGCCCGATGGATTTGATGATCCAGCGCATCGGCCGGCTGCAGCGCCACGACATCGCAAGACCGCAAAACCATCAAAGCTCGGTCGTCTATGTGATGGGCGCGGAGGAACCCCTTGTGTTTGAAAAAGGCTCCACCTATGTCTATGAAAAATATCTGCTGGCGCGCACCCAGGCTTTTCTGCCGTCGGCCATCCACATTCCGGAAGACGTTTCCCATCTTGTTCAAAAGACCTATGATTTTAAACACGCGGAGCCGGAATATTACGGGGATCAGTTGGCTGAATATTTGAAATACAAAAAAGCCTTTGAGGTTCACAGAGCCAATAAGCAGGAAAAGGCCAAGACGTTTCAAATCGACAAACCCTCTATGAGAATTAATCCAAAACGCTATAATCTCACGGGGTGGCTCACAACACCGGATGAATCCGACTCTGAGGAAAAAGCGTGCGCCCAGGTGCGCGACACCAACGAAACCATCGAAGTCATCGCGGTGCAAAAGCGGGAAGGCGGCTATGGAATTTTCACACCAAAGACGCCGTCAGACCGGGACATTTCAGACCAAATCAGCGATCCGGAGACGGCGAAAAAACTGGCGGCCCAGACCCTTCGGCTGCCGCCTTCGGTCATACGCGGCAATCCAATCGACAAAGTCATTGAAGGGCTGGAAAATTACAACAGAAGAAATCTCAAAAACTGGCAGAATCAGCCGTGGCTGAAAGGCACCTTGGGCGTGATTTTTGACGAGAACGGCATTTTTCGGATGGCGGATTTGAATATTGATTTGCAGTATGACAATCAATATGGGCTGCGCACCATAGAAGAGGAGGTAAAATGA
- a CDS encoding IS3 family transposase, with the protein MGRTASQGEKAKAVEALRQKGFQLKYLLKAAGMARSTYYFEIKKPDRVAKRNAALSERIKTIFENHHGRYGVRRIYHELVNQGHKVNHKRVQRLMHQMSLCGKRPKEKYHSYVGTVGKIADNIISRDFNTKAPLEKWTTDVSQFNFSWGKCYLSPILDMHTNEIIAYDLSLSPNMEQIKKMLQQAFKKFPHVEGLIMHSDQGWQYQHWFYRKTLREHGIIQSMSRKGNCYDNCIMETFFGRLKNEMYYGEEKNYKSFEAFSKAIKEYMQYYNNKRIQKKTNWMPPAKYRLASSC; encoded by the coding sequence GTGGGCCGAACAGCATCTCAAGGCGAAAAAGCAAAAGCCGTCGAAGCACTCAGACAAAAAGGATTCCAACTAAAATATTTGCTGAAGGCAGCAGGAATGGCACGTTCTACTTATTACTTTGAAATCAAGAAACCAGACCGCGTTGCCAAACGGAATGCAGCGCTTTCCGAGAGAATCAAAACTATTTTTGAAAACCATCACGGAAGGTACGGGGTCCGAAGAATCTATCACGAGTTGGTGAATCAAGGCCATAAAGTTAATCATAAAAGGGTCCAGAGACTGATGCACCAGATGAGCCTCTGCGGCAAACGTCCAAAAGAAAAATATCATTCCTATGTGGGGACCGTTGGGAAGATTGCTGACAATATCATCAGCAGAGATTTCAACACAAAAGCACCTTTGGAAAAATGGACAACTGATGTAAGCCAGTTCAACTTCTCCTGGGGGAAATGCTACCTTTCTCCCATTCTTGACATGCACACGAACGAGATCATTGCGTACGATTTATCTTTAAGTCCCAACATGGAACAGATTAAAAAAATGCTGCAACAAGCCTTCAAAAAGTTTCCTCATGTAGAAGGACTGATTATGCATTCAGATCAAGGCTGGCAGTACCAACACTGGTTTTATCGAAAAACTTTAAGAGAGCACGGAATTATTCAGTCAATGTCCAGAAAGGGAAATTGCTATGATAACTGCATCATGGAAACCTTCTTCGGACGATTAAAAAACGAAATGTACTATGGCGAGGAAAAAAATTATAAATCATTTGAAGCGTTCAGCAAAGCGATAAAAGAATATATGCAGTATTACAACAACAAGCGGATTCAGAAAAAAACAAACTGGATGCCGCCTGCAAAGTACAGGTTAGCATCCAGTTGTTAA
- a CDS encoding FadR/GntR family transcriptional regulator has translation MVIAEMNPDAKPRNLRVLRRYLRLTQQQFMERFLSGPSGTPMSIATYSNLERRGGKRLDAVITKVSRKLNLDPMVFSMDPVAFSEQVGQLVAASPADPDPSAGGDITELVNRLTVFFADKIVIGELRKGSRIPSDRELAQTMGVGRSAVREALKVLSVLGMIDIRPGQGTFISQKESNFFAVPLSWSLFLSKPQVEDILEVRNLIEIGAARLAARSTDESALSQLYARSYEVFNAYDAHDQKRFLEADVAFHTSVASCSGNQIIFSMIETIRNLLKRVSQTGMVTDEQMTEIYGEHKEIFGAIMSKDPDAAGKAMAKHLHNSQDRYNYQ, from the coding sequence TTGGTTATCGCGGAAATGAATCCAGATGCAAAACCCCGGAATCTCCGGGTGCTTAGACGCTATCTGCGTCTTACCCAGCAGCAGTTCATGGAACGGTTTCTCTCTGGGCCATCTGGCACGCCGATGAGCATTGCCACCTACTCCAATCTCGAGCGCCGGGGCGGCAAACGCCTCGACGCAGTCATCACAAAGGTCAGCCGGAAGCTCAATCTCGACCCCATGGTGTTTTCCATGGACCCGGTGGCCTTCAGTGAACAGGTGGGGCAGCTGGTGGCGGCGTCTCCCGCCGACCCGGACCCCAGCGCCGGCGGCGACATCACGGAACTCGTGAACCGCCTCACCGTGTTCTTCGCGGACAAGATCGTCATCGGGGAACTGAGAAAGGGGAGCCGTATCCCTTCGGACCGGGAACTGGCCCAGACCATGGGCGTCGGCCGTTCGGCAGTGCGGGAAGCGCTAAAAGTTTTAAGTGTCCTGGGCATGATCGACATCCGCCCGGGGCAGGGGACCTTTATCTCCCAGAAGGAATCCAATTTCTTCGCCGTGCCTTTGAGCTGGTCGCTGTTTTTGAGCAAACCCCAGGTGGAAGATATCCTCGAGGTGCGCAACCTCATCGAAATCGGCGCGGCGCGTTTGGCCGCCCGCTCCACCGACGAGTCGGCCCTGTCCCAGCTGTACGCCCGCAGCTACGAGGTGTTCAACGCCTACGATGCTCACGACCAGAAACGCTTCCTCGAAGCGGACGTGGCCTTCCACACGAGCGTCGCGTCGTGCTCGGGCAACCAGATCATCTTCTCGATGATCGAAACCATTCGCAATCTCCTGAAGCGGGTCAGCCAGACCGGCATGGTCACCGACGAGCAGATGACCGAAATCTACGGCGAACACAAGGAAATCTTCGGCGCCATCATGTCGAAGGACCCCGACGCCGCAGGCAAGGCCATGGCCAAGCACCTGCACAATTCTCAGGACCGTTACAACTATCAATAA
- a CDS encoding helix-turn-helix domain-containing protein: MRYSFEFKLKCIELYRSGRWPETPDGISTHHFHNTIRTWSEIDERFGPEALKHPKHQRKWSPEDKLAVVSQVLAGNSFRSVACLAGIGKGMLYQWVRRYKEEGYNGLVNKRKGKKPKEPSMKKKKSDQPQPLTESEREELIRLREENAYMKAEIAFRKKLIALRREKWAEQHLKAKKQKPSKHSDKKDSN; this comes from the coding sequence ATGCGTTATAGTTTTGAGTTTAAATTGAAATGTATAGAACTTTACAGATCTGGAAGATGGCCCGAAACGCCGGATGGTATTTCTACTCATCACTTTCATAACACTATTCGTACATGGTCAGAAATTGATGAAAGGTTTGGTCCAGAAGCGTTAAAGCATCCAAAACACCAAAGAAAGTGGTCCCCTGAGGATAAATTGGCTGTAGTATCGCAGGTGCTTGCAGGGAATTCATTCCGATCTGTTGCTTGCCTTGCTGGGATTGGTAAGGGTATGCTTTATCAATGGGTGCGCAGATATAAGGAAGAAGGGTATAATGGACTGGTAAACAAACGTAAAGGAAAAAAGCCGAAGGAACCGTCCATGAAGAAAAAGAAATCAGATCAACCACAGCCATTAACGGAATCAGAACGTGAAGAATTAATCCGTCTCAGAGAAGAAAATGCGTACATGAAAGCGGAGATTGCCTTTAGAAAAAAACTGATCGCCTTGAGGCGCGAAAAGTGGGCCGAACAGCATCTCAAGGCGAAAAAGCAAAAGCCGTCGAAGCACTCAGACAAAAAGGATTCCAACTAA